In Magnetococcales bacterium, a single genomic region encodes these proteins:
- a CDS encoding DUF971 domain-containing protein, whose translation MAYGSEFIPTEIRKKTAERMIVISWDNGDKFEYTMEYLRVACPCAGCCGHHPSEAKLIDGKQDVTVVSIEPIGHYAIKLKFSDDHDTGVYSWETLYELGKKQEEKWSGYLSDLDGAGKKRKSNIIPIKAI comes from the coding sequence ATGGCTTACGGCAGCGAATTCATTCCCACTGAAATCCGTAAAAAAACCGCTGAACGCATGATCGTCATCAGCTGGGATAACGGGGACAAATTTGAATATACCATGGAATATCTGCGGGTGGCCTGCCCCTGCGCTGGCTGCTGTGGTCACCACCCCAGTGAGGCCAAATTGATCGACGGCAAACAGGATGTTACGGTGGTGAGTATTGAGCCCATCGGCCACTATGCCATCAAACTGAAATTTAGCGACGATCACGATACCGGCGTCTATTCCTGGGAAACCCTTTATGAGTTGGGCAAAAAACAGGAAGAAAAATGGTCTGGCTATCTTTCGGATCTGGATGGGGCGGGCAAAAAACGCAAATCAAACATCATCCCCATCAAAGCCATTTAG